The following are encoded in a window of Spea bombifrons isolate aSpeBom1 chromosome 2, aSpeBom1.2.pri, whole genome shotgun sequence genomic DNA:
- the GTF3A gene encoding transcription factor IIIA, which translates to MCLFIPSRTIKLHMAALMAPWVCQVGVGVSGAVDSALVMGETTVPPVYNKFICSFPDCNKSFNKDWKLQVHLCKHTGQKPFRCEYEGCDKGFATMYHLSRHTVTHTGEKNYKCESEECDLKFSTKANMKKHFNRVHMDHGQTYVCEFADCGKKFKKHNQLKVHMCVHTNELPFKCTFEGCDKSFCVPSRLKRHQKVHAGYPCKISTCEFVGKTWSDYLKHESSTHKEPSVCDVCNRKFKTKAYLKEHQVVHSEERKVYNCPREGCDRTYTTLFNLKSHILTFHEEQRPFVCEHAGCGKTFALKLSLERHGVVHDPAQKKKQKVRTRQRRSLASRLSGYKPSKNDLAALAPTVCDTEAAPENKPQESETTHALLDQLSLK; encoded by the exons atgtGCTTATTCATCCCTTCCAGGACGATAAAGTTGCACATGGCGGCGCTTATGGCTCCCTGGGTTTGCCAGGTTGGTGTAGGAGTCTCTGGAGCCGTTGATTCCGCGCTTGTGATGGGTGAGACTACGGTGCCTCCCGTGTACAATAAGTTTATCTGCTCTTTCCCGGACTGCAACAAGTCCTTCAACAAGGACTGGAAGCTGCAGGTGCACCTGTGTAAGCACACGGGGCAG AAACCTTTTCGCTGTGAATATGAAGGATGTGATAAAGGCTTTGCCACAATGTATCACTTGAGtcgtcatacagtaacacatactgGAGAGAAGAACTACAA GTGTGAATCAGAGGAATGCGACCTGAAGTTCTCTACAAAAGCTAACATGAAGAAGCACTTCAATCGGGTTCATATGGATCACGGTCAGACGTATGTG TGTGAGTTTGCTGACTGTGGCAAAAAGTTCAAGAAACACAACCAACTGAAGGTCCATATGTGCGTGCATACAAACGAGCTGCCGTTCAA GTGCACTTTTGAAGGATGTGACAAGAGCTTTTGTGTGCCTTCCAGGCTAAAACGTCATCAGAAAGTACATGCAG GTTATCCATGCAAAATAAGCACATGTGAGTTTGTAGGGAAGACTTGGTCTGACTACCTGAAACATGAATCTTCTACCCATAAAG AACCTTCTGTCTGTGATGTATGCAACAGAAAATTCAAGACTAAAGCCTACCTGAAAGAACACCAGGTGGTCCATTCTGAAGAGCGAAAAGTGTATAACTGTCCTAGGGAAGGCTGTGACAGAACATATACCACGCTGTTCAATCTCAAAAGCCATATCCTTACGTTTCATGAGGAGCAGAGGCCTTTTGTCTGTGAACATGCTGGTTGTGGCAAGACATTTGCTTTGAAA ttAAGTCTGGAAAGGCATGGTGTTGTCCATGATCCAGCACAGAAAAAGAAGCAA AAGGTGAGAACTCGTCAAAGAAGGAGTCTTGCTTCACGTCTTTCTGGGTACAAGCCTTCAAAGAATGATTTGGCTGCGCTTGCGCCTACAGTATGTGACACTGAAGCTGCACCTGAGAATAAGCCACAGGAGTCTGAAACAACTCACGCTCTGCTGGACCAATTAAGCCTTAAATAA